In the Arachis stenosperma cultivar V10309 chromosome 8, arast.V10309.gnm1.PFL2, whole genome shotgun sequence genome, tttcattaaaatcaaactaacatatttttatttttattttttattttgaatgaaaataaaacCTGAAAATGCTCCAATGAAGCACATCCAATTTTCGATTTATTTTTCATCCATGAACATGCGtatttaatattcattattTCTTGTTTGTAAGTCGTGGCATTGACTTCCAAGTCTATTGAAACTGCTATTGATATCTGTTTGGCAAAGATCAATAATGTTATGTATTACGTCTAATTTCATATCCACACTTAGCTCATCATCCACAACACAAAACAGACAACGCAACTCAACAACTGCTTCTGCTGCTTCCTTTTTGATAATATCTAAGGTATGGTAGTTTCTCTAATTATCAACTATTGTGCGTgcgttttattttgttttctttctttttattttttttaataattcaatTGAATCATTGATGTGCGTTTCATTTCTTGAGAGTTATATATGGTTGAACTTCGTAATTTGATGACGAAGCAGGGAATGATTGAAATCAAACCTAGTTCCTTTCTTGACATCAGTTAGAtgctttaattattattattattccagtGATATggaaggaaaaaagaaaaggcaTCTCATTGAATTTAGTTGTgttataatttgaaattttaataattcaaataaacaataaattacGATGTTGagttcttaattttttattatttcttcattcactaatattagaatttatttactAAAACAAGTCAGACATATGgtcattttcaaaattatgtttgaATAATATAGGATGGATGCGTTTGCTGGAAAGATCATTGAAGGGATTGCTTCTCTGGCAGTTGAAGAGTTCAGATTCATATGGAATCTCAAAGCTGATCAAGAAAGAATGAAGAGGATCACCACTTCAATAAAAGCTGCTCTCTTGGATGCAGAAGCAAAAGCTACTAACAATCAAATTAGTAATTGGTTGGAGGAGCTGAAAGAGGTATTATATGATGCAGATGACTTACTGGATGATTTCTCCACCGAGGCTTTGAGAAGCAAGACGATAAAAGAGATGAAAACTCTCTTCTCTTGGAAAAACAAAATGGCCTATGCTCATAAAATGGGCCGGAAAATGAAAGAAATCCGGAAGAGGCTAGATGATATTGCAAATGATAGGCACGTGCTGCAACTGAGAGATTGTTCGATTGAGCCTCCAGTTTCATACAGGGGACGAAGGCAAACATACTCTTTTGTGGGTGAAGATGAAGTTTTTGGGAGACAGAAGGAAAAATTGCTTCTTAAAAGTTATCTACTGGGGAACAATTCTGTGACAAGTAACCTTTCAGTGATTCCCATTGTTGGGATTGGAGGATTAGGGAAAACAACTCTTGCTCAGCTAGTGTGTAATGATAAGGCGGTTCGGAACTATTTTGAGCTAATAATGTGGGTGTGTGTATCTGATGAATTTGACATAAGGCGAATAGCTCAAAAAATGATCAGACACAATAATAATAAGGATTGTGAGGTTGAGGAAGTCCAACAAGAACttaggaaaaaaattgaaaggaaGAAGTATCTGCTTGTGTTGGATGATGTGTGGAGTGAGGATCGCGAGTTGTGGCTCCAACTGAATAGCTTACTGATGGAGGGAGCAAAAGGGAGTATGGTAATAGTAACAACACGCAATCAAAAAGTGGCAAAGATCATGGGCACAGAGCCACCCCTTTTCTTGAAGGGTATGGATGTAGAAACATCTTGGAAATTGTTCTGTCGGGTTGCTTTTGATCAGGAGAAAGAACCAAATGATTTGGAGCTGGTAGCAATTGGAAGGGACATTGTTAAAAAGTGTTCTGGGGTTCCACTTGCCATAAGGACTATTGGCAGCCTCTTGTATTCGCGAAACTTGGGCCGCAGTGATTGGATATATTTCAGGGATGttgagttttcaaaaattgatcCACAGAAGGATGAAATCTTTGCAATTCTCAAACTGAGTTATGATCATCTTCCCTCCCCTTTGAAGAATTGTTTTTCCTATTGTTCGTTATTTCCCAAAGGTTTCATGTTTGAAAAGAATACACTCATCCAGTTATGGGTCGCGGAAGGGTTCATTCGAACAACAGATGACATTCGCTCTGCAGAGGATATCGGCCATGAATACTTCATGAATTTGCTGTCAATGTCTCTGTTTGAAGCTGCCACTACCAATGACTGTGGTG is a window encoding:
- the LOC130943497 gene encoding putative disease resistance protein RGA4 encodes the protein MDAFAGKIIEGIASLAVEEFRFIWNLKADQERMKRITTSIKAALLDAEAKATNNQISNWLEELKEVLYDADDLLDDFSTEALRSKTIKEMKTLFSWKNKMAYAHKMGRKMKEIRKRLDDIANDRHVLQLRDCSIEPPVSYRGRRQTYSFVGEDEVFGRQKEKLLLKSYLLGNNSVTSNLSVIPIVGIGGLGKTTLAQLVCNDKAVRNYFELIMWVCVSDEFDIRRIAQKMIRHNNNKDCEVEEVQQELRKKIERKKYLLVLDDVWSEDRELWLQLNSLLMEGAKGSMVIVTTRNQKVAKIMGTEPPLFLKGMDVETSWKLFCRVAFDQEKEPNDLELVAIGRDIVKKCSGVPLAIRTIGSLLYSRNLGRSDWIYFRDVEFSKIDPQKDEIFAILKLSYDHLPSPLKNCFSYCSLFPKGFMFEKNTLIQLWVAEGFIRTTDDIRSAEDIGHEYFMNLLSMSLFEAATTNDCGDVTAYKMHDLIHDLSLLVVGREYAVVGEKEVNVGKKTRYLSYNIPLFSAATLSSYLLNGDKLRTFHVPRQPIHSSRDLVFSFGSLISLRCLRVLTLRALDITVIPKGIEELKHLRYIDLQGNVNIQSLPSEITSLYNLQTLKLSNCSNLKELPADINKMMSLRHLELDSCVSLTCMPPGLEQLTGLQTLTLFVLGHGSKLSLSELSGLNNLRGKLKIKGLNSLRGIAASVESAKVLLQKPHLQELELQWQWQCEEETISLVSDPLFNRGFKSTIQQEEDGLKDEVILEGLQPHQSIKRLVINGFCGKKLPDWIGNLTELKVLEINNCDGLTSLPEGLRNLKSLQRLCIYSCSQLEESCARNHGDEWNKISHIPKVLILPLPPSLLKYIN